One Thermococcus sp. EP1 DNA window includes the following coding sequences:
- a CDS encoding amidohydrolase produces MKAIVADHIIDSNTHRKNLAVLIEDGKIVSIIPSEKLKEFDVEVTYGGKDYLLIPGLINAHTHVAMAKFRGFGDDMPLDRWLNEVIWPNEKEWNEEEIYKWALIGIAEAIASGSTTINDHYFFAWQIAKAAETLGVRAFIGQTMMDLVDMPIAEPKLGFKFFKKWKSKNGLVNVVLAPHATDTVSRNLLEEVRELTEKENALVHMHVSQSREEVLRVKDREGMLPVEYLKSANILESNFIGVHGVYLSEKEVGIYAKSNATLVHCPISLAKLEGYVAPILDLWKLGGNVALGNDCAVSNNSMDMILEMKFAAILNKVKNRDPTRPTAKDVFYWATIGGAKALKLNAGLIEPGYLADLVLINIKKLHFLPKENILSHLVYSARGSDVEKVFVSGELIYDNGMFMKTDEIEKILNEEK; encoded by the coding sequence ATGAAGGCAATTGTAGCCGATCATATTATTGATAGTAATACTCATAGAAAGAATTTGGCAGTTTTGATAGAAGATGGAAAGATAGTTAGTATAATCCCCAGTGAGAAGTTAAAAGAATTTGATGTGGAAGTGACTTATGGAGGAAAGGATTATCTTCTCATTCCAGGTCTTATTAATGCACATACTCATGTGGCTATGGCTAAATTTAGGGGCTTTGGAGATGATATGCCCCTTGATAGATGGCTCAATGAGGTAATCTGGCCCAACGAAAAGGAATGGAACGAGGAAGAAATTTATAAATGGGCCTTGATAGGTATTGCCGAGGCCATTGCAAGTGGCTCTACAACTATAAATGATCACTACTTTTTTGCATGGCAGATAGCAAAAGCCGCTGAAACACTTGGTGTTAGAGCATTTATTGGTCAAACGATGATGGATCTTGTTGATATGCCAATAGCAGAGCCAAAACTCGGATTTAAATTCTTCAAAAAATGGAAAAGTAAAAATGGTTTAGTAAACGTGGTACTTGCTCCACATGCAACTGACACGGTTTCAAGGAATCTGTTGGAAGAAGTGAGAGAGCTCACAGAGAAGGAGAATGCTTTAGTCCATATGCATGTTTCCCAGAGTAGAGAAGAGGTTCTTAGAGTCAAGGATAGAGAAGGAATGCTTCCTGTTGAATACCTTAAAAGTGCGAACATTTTAGAGTCCAATTTTATCGGAGTTCATGGAGTATACCTATCAGAAAAGGAAGTTGGAATCTATGCAAAGAGTAATGCAACTTTGGTCCATTGCCCCATAAGCCTGGCAAAATTAGAAGGCTATGTTGCTCCGATATTAGACCTCTGGAAACTTGGTGGGAATGTAGCCCTTGGCAACGACTGTGCAGTTTCTAATAATTCCATGGACATGATTCTTGAAATGAAGTTCGCTGCCATCTTAAATAAAGTAAAGAACAGAGATCCCACAAGGCCTACGGCAAAGGATGTCTTCTACTGGGCAACAATAGGAGGAGCGAAGGCCTTAAAGCTAAATGCAGGCTTAATAGAACCTGGTTATCTTGCAGATCTCGTCCTCATAAACATTAAAAAGCTCCACTTTTTGCCGAAGGAGAATATACTTTCTCATCTTGTATACTCAGCTAGGGGTAGTGATGTTGAAAAGGTATTTGTCAGTGGGGAGCTCATATACGATAATGGAATGTTCATGAAAACTGACGAGATTGAGAAGATACTCAATGAAGAAAAATGA
- a CDS encoding PRC-barrel domain-containing protein, whose amino-acid sequence MVMRLSKIYGKQIYNTAGYYIGYVDEVLIEIEAGGGKILALGLPGEKVGIPYERVSAIGDIILIEAKKG is encoded by the coding sequence ATGGTAATGAGATTATCAAAGATTTATGGGAAGCAGATATACAATACCGCTGGATATTATATAGGTTACGTTGATGAGGTGCTTATTGAGATAGAAGCAGGCGGAGGCAAAATCCTTGCTTTAGGTCTCCCTGGAGAAAAAGTTGGGATTCCATATGAAAGAGTATCTGCCATTGGAGATATAATATTGATAGAAGCAAAGAAAGGTTAG
- a CDS encoding NAD(P)/FAD-dependent oxidoreductase: MTEIMKYDVVVVGAGIAGPIVARNVAREGYSVLLVDKKPAIGAPKQCAEGINISIFERYDIPYDKRFINREIYGARIYSPSGYELEIKYKKVSGVILERKVFDKMLAFYAARSGADVLSRTEVEDVIRENGKIVGVKAKHEGEPVEIYGDIIVAADGVESTIARKAGINTYAPPHEFDSAYEYEMLIDGFDPDLIHLWFGNDVAPRGYVWVFPKDEDRANVGIGINSDNPKTAKYYLDKWLKENNIPSKKLLEINVGVVPVGGFLKELAKENVVVVGDAARQVNPMHGGGMAEAMKAGTIASKWIVKALEEENLELLKNYTTEWWEKDGKRLERVLKIRKAVEKLNDEDLDVFIEVLSGTDAEKIAEGNYTEVIKVLLKHPKVLMSARRISLLKELL, from the coding sequence ATGACTGAAATAATGAAATACGATGTGGTGGTAGTTGGGGCTGGAATAGCGGGCCCTATTGTGGCCAGAAACGTTGCTAGGGAAGGATATTCTGTTCTCCTCGTGGACAAAAAACCCGCCATAGGAGCACCAAAACAATGTGCAGAGGGTATTAACATTAGCATATTTGAGAGATATGACATTCCATATGACAAACGCTTCATTAATAGGGAAATTTATGGAGCAAGAATATATTCTCCAAGTGGATATGAACTTGAAATAAAGTACAAAAAAGTTAGTGGGGTTATCTTGGAGAGGAAGGTATTTGATAAAATGCTCGCATTTTACGCTGCGAGAAGTGGGGCCGATGTTCTGTCTAGAACTGAAGTGGAGGATGTAATAAGAGAAAATGGCAAAATTGTTGGAGTAAAAGCAAAGCATGAAGGCGAACCAGTAGAAATATACGGAGATATAATAGTAGCAGCGGATGGTGTTGAAAGCACTATAGCAAGAAAAGCAGGCATTAATACTTATGCTCCTCCACATGAATTTGATTCCGCTTATGAGTACGAGATGCTCATAGATGGCTTCGATCCTGACTTGATTCATCTCTGGTTTGGAAATGATGTAGCACCTAGGGGGTATGTGTGGGTCTTCCCAAAAGATGAAGATCGAGCAAATGTGGGGATAGGGATAAATTCCGATAACCCAAAAACTGCAAAATATTACCTTGATAAATGGCTTAAAGAAAATAACATCCCATCTAAAAAACTCCTTGAAATTAATGTGGGAGTTGTACCAGTTGGTGGCTTCTTGAAAGAGCTTGCTAAAGAAAATGTGGTTGTTGTTGGAGATGCAGCAAGACAGGTAAATCCAATGCATGGGGGAGGCATGGCTGAGGCTATGAAAGCAGGGACTATAGCAAGTAAGTGGATAGTTAAAGCACTTGAGGAGGAAAACCTTGAGCTCCTGAAAAACTATACTACTGAGTGGTGGGAAAAAGATGGAAAAAGACTTGAAAGAGTATTAAAAATCAGAAAAGCTGTAGAAAAGCTGAATGATGAGGATCTAGATGTATTTATTGAAGTACTAAGCGGAACAGACGCTGAGAAGATTGCAGAGGGCAACTATACAGAAGTGATAAAAGTCTTGCTCAAGCATCCAAAAGTGCTTATGAGTGCTCGTAGAATAAGCCTTCTTAAAGAGCTCCTTTGA
- a CDS encoding DUF362 domain-containing protein translates to MVEKIKIIVNEDKCYLCGGCAGVCPSLAIKVSSSKWEFFQDKCISCKICINACPVGALDFEPLEG, encoded by the coding sequence ATGGTGGAGAAGATTAAAATCATTGTCAATGAAGATAAGTGCTATCTTTGCGGTGGATGTGCTGGAGTCTGTCCATCACTTGCAATAAAAGTGAGCTCGTCTAAATGGGAATTCTTTCAGGACAAATGTATATCATGTAAGATATGCATAAATGCATGTCCAGTTGGGGCTTTGGACTTTGAACCGTTGGAGGGATAA
- a CDS encoding DHH family phosphoesterase, with protein sequence MRVLILGGGTIGRNVAQALKGEFEVIIIEQDEIRAKSLSESGFHVIHGDFSYTASLLKAGIEKVDLVIITTLDIAKVKRTIQAIRNNNSEVPILVLLPDEVTVDDVISQIKEEFETDVKIDYAISPRVATIKVLVDTVKGLGKKKNATLLSRKLSEIKQKTDSLLIVMHDNPDPDAMASAAALQYIAQNMGLRSTIVYGGEITHHENRAFVNLLGLDMRKVSLGSYEVKRHSAIALVDCQPNGNLSVLDDEDLKRIEILIDHHQLLQNLDEKLPKTTFIDIRSDVNSTSSIMAEYLQNLNMEVSNILGTSLFYGIYIDTKKFSKLSTTDLEALEFLTGKVDYEILEKIEYPDISIETAEILAKAILNRKAFKNVVISNVGFITNRDAIPESADFLLRLEGVNTVVVFGIVDDRIEISARTRDVRVNVGRVLKDAFGDIGSGGGHPQSGGARIPLGIFKLAKDKSSLLKLVEEAITEKFLEALNVKET encoded by the coding sequence ATGAGGGTGTTGATACTGGGTGGGGGAACCATCGGAAGGAATGTTGCTCAGGCCCTAAAGGGCGAATTCGAGGTTATTATAATTGAACAAGATGAAATTCGGGCAAAATCTCTCAGTGAAAGTGGATTTCATGTAATTCATGGTGATTTCTCTTACACTGCCTCACTCTTAAAAGCTGGAATTGAAAAAGTAGACCTTGTGATAATTACTACTCTGGACATCGCTAAGGTAAAAAGGACAATTCAAGCTATAAGAAACAACAATTCTGAAGTTCCAATACTTGTTCTGCTACCAGATGAGGTCACTGTAGATGATGTTATCTCCCAGATAAAGGAAGAGTTCGAAACTGATGTCAAAATTGATTATGCGATTTCTCCAAGGGTAGCTACTATCAAAGTATTAGTTGATACTGTCAAAGGACTTGGAAAAAAGAAAAATGCTACCTTATTATCTAGAAAGCTCTCAGAAATAAAACAAAAAACTGATTCTCTTTTAATAGTAATGCATGATAACCCGGATCCTGATGCAATGGCGAGTGCCGCTGCTCTCCAGTATATTGCTCAAAACATGGGGCTCCGAAGCACGATAGTTTATGGGGGAGAAATAACTCATCATGAGAATAGAGCGTTTGTAAACCTGCTTGGTTTGGACATGAGAAAGGTTTCCTTAGGCTCTTACGAAGTTAAACGACATTCTGCAATAGCTTTAGTTGATTGTCAACCTAATGGAAATCTTAGTGTCCTAGACGACGAAGATCTGAAGAGAATAGAGATATTGATAGATCATCATCAACTTCTTCAGAACCTAGACGAAAAGCTTCCCAAAACCACTTTTATTGACATACGATCTGATGTTAACTCTACATCTTCTATAATGGCAGAATATCTCCAAAACCTCAACATGGAGGTCAGTAATATCTTGGGGACTAGTTTGTTTTATGGAATATATATAGACACAAAGAAGTTTTCGAAACTCAGTACCACGGACCTTGAGGCACTTGAGTTTTTGACTGGTAAAGTGGATTATGAGATTTTAGAAAAGATAGAATATCCTGATATCTCGATAGAAACTGCAGAGATATTGGCAAAAGCTATTTTAAACAGAAAAGCCTTTAAGAATGTTGTTATCTCAAATGTGGGATTCATAACGAATAGAGATGCTATTCCCGAATCTGCTGATTTTCTGCTTAGACTTGAAGGAGTTAATACAGTAGTTGTATTTGGCATTGTGGATGATAGGATTGAAATTTCAGCAAGAACAAGGGACGTTAGGGTGAATGTAGGAAGAGTTTTAAAAGATGCCTTTGGAGACATAGGAAGTGGCGGGGGGCATCCCCAATCTGGAGGAGCTAGAATTCCACTGGGGATCTTTAAACTTGCTAAAGACAAAAGTTCTCTCTTAAAATTAGTAGAAGAGGCAATAACAGAGAAGTTTTTGGAAGCTCTAAATGTAAAGGAGACCTAA
- a CDS encoding DUF120 domain-containing protein: protein MEELRLIITLAKRGAVGERIKVTLRDLSREVGSSPQSVMRRLNSLEKEGYIIKETLGKRTFVEISPSGLQFLESIFEDIGKILYGNYILGEVVSGIGEGRYYVEQYKDRIKEYLGFEPYPGTLNILVVFPKTIYDALYNVEPIIIPGFSKGGRTFGDVKAYKVMINGISGAIVVPSRTIHPPRVAEIIAPICLREKLNLKDGSRVKVEVIK, encoded by the coding sequence ATGGAAGAACTTAGACTTATTATAACACTTGCAAAAAGAGGAGCTGTTGGAGAAAGAATCAAAGTAACCTTGAGAGACCTTTCTAGAGAAGTTGGTAGTTCACCACAATCAGTTATGCGAAGACTTAACTCTCTCGAGAAAGAAGGCTATATAATCAAAGAAACACTTGGAAAGAGAACATTCGTTGAGATATCTCCCAGTGGGCTACAATTTCTGGAATCTATTTTCGAAGACATAGGTAAGATCCTCTATGGGAATTATATTCTCGGGGAAGTTGTCTCTGGAATTGGAGAAGGAAGATACTACGTAGAACAGTACAAAGACAGGATAAAGGAATATCTTGGGTTTGAACCCTATCCTGGGACTTTAAATATCCTTGTGGTTTTTCCTAAGACTATCTATGATGCCCTTTATAATGTTGAACCCATAATAATACCTGGCTTCTCAAAAGGGGGGAGAACATTTGGAGACGTGAAAGCCTATAAGGTAATGATAAATGGGATTAGTGGAGCAATAGTGGTTCCATCTAGAACAATTCACCCTCCAAGAGTTGCTGAGATTATTGCCCCCATATGTCTTAGAGAAAAACTTAATTTGAAAGATGGATCTAGAGTTAAAGTGGAGGTTATAAAGTGA
- a CDS encoding thioredoxin family protein gives MALISDGDKKIIKEEFFSKLVNPVKIIVFIGKENCQYCDQLKQLVHEISELSDLVTYEIHDFDNEKDLAEKYRVDVAPAVVITQDGKDLGVRYFGLPAGHEFGSFLEDIVDVSKGETDLLEETKEVLRGINKDVQIYVFVTPTCPYCPMAVRMAHKFAIENALGGNDKILGDMIEAIEFPGLAEQYNVMAVPKVVIRVNGEDKVSFEGAYPEKMFLEKLLEALE, from the coding sequence ATGGCACTTATTAGTGATGGAGATAAGAAGATAATTAAAGAGGAGTTCTTTTCAAAACTTGTCAACCCCGTCAAAATAATCGTGTTCATCGGAAAAGAGAACTGTCAATACTGTGACCAGTTGAAACAACTAGTCCACGAAATAAGCGAGTTAAGTGATCTTGTGACTTACGAAATTCACGACTTCGATAATGAAAAAGACCTAGCAGAAAAGTACAGAGTAGATGTTGCTCCTGCAGTTGTAATAACCCAAGACGGAAAAGACCTGGGCGTTAGATACTTTGGCCTTCCAGCAGGTCATGAATTTGGATCATTCCTCGAGGATATAGTAGATGTCTCAAAGGGTGAAACAGACCTCTTAGAAGAAACCAAAGAAGTACTTAGAGGGATCAACAAAGACGTACAGATCTACGTTTTTGTCACTCCAACATGCCCATACTGTCCAATGGCAGTTAGGATGGCCCACAAATTTGCAATTGAAAATGCCCTCGGTGGCAATGATAAGATCCTTGGTGATATGATAGAAGCTATTGAATTTCCAGGACTTGCTGAACAATACAACGTCATGGCAGTTCCCAAGGTTGTCATCAGAGTAAATGGTGAAGACAAGGTTTCATTCGAAGGAGCCTACCCCGAGAAAATGTTCCTCGAGAAACTACTTGAAGCCCTCGAGTGA
- a CDS encoding DMT family transporter, with the protein MNILFGALLALVAAFGWGTSSVLIKVGMRKKSAITVNIIRLYITVLSYLVLFIFTGSYREIVNLSWELILIAFISGQFGFVVGDYFYFSALRIMGVSRTVPITSSYPLWTILWTWLFLGRQINIQIVLGAFLVFLAIIIVRKGEIEERLNPKGFIFALLAPISWSIAIVLLDFLSSQISPISLAGIRLAFAAMGISLFLPKYSTELKEVTKKEIALLSAAALLGLIIGQYAFVKSVSLVGSQISAPVSAINPIISSALAMALLKEPPNRKIILGLILAVTGVILITTA; encoded by the coding sequence ATGAACATCCTCTTCGGAGCATTGTTGGCATTGGTCGCTGCATTTGGCTGGGGAACTTCATCAGTTCTAATTAAAGTTGGAATGAGAAAGAAGAGCGCCATTACTGTGAATATTATAAGACTATATATAACAGTGCTTTCTTATCTAGTTCTATTCATATTTACAGGGAGTTATAGAGAGATAGTCAACCTTTCATGGGAGCTTATTCTAATAGCATTCATTTCAGGTCAATTTGGGTTTGTTGTAGGAGATTACTTCTATTTTAGCGCCCTCAGAATTATGGGGGTTTCACGGACAGTCCCTATAACCTCTTCGTATCCCCTTTGGACAATATTATGGACATGGTTATTTCTTGGAAGACAAATAAATATTCAAATCGTTCTTGGAGCCTTTCTTGTATTCCTAGCTATTATCATCGTAAGAAAGGGAGAAATTGAAGAACGTTTAAACCCAAAAGGGTTTATCTTTGCACTTTTAGCCCCCATATCTTGGAGTATTGCTATAGTGTTATTGGATTTTCTTTCCTCTCAAATCTCTCCTATTTCCCTTGCTGGAATCAGACTTGCCTTCGCAGCTATGGGGATTAGTCTCTTTCTCCCTAAATACTCCACGGAATTAAAAGAAGTCACAAAGAAGGAAATAGCTCTTTTATCAGCGGCAGCGCTTCTGGGGCTTATAATAGGGCAATATGCATTTGTAAAGTCAGTAAGTTTAGTGGGCTCACAAATATCTGCTCCAGTGAGTGCCATTAATCCAATTATCTCTTCTGCTCTTGCAATGGCACTTCTAAAGGAGCCACCAAATAGAAAGATCATCTTGGGATTAATCTTAGCTGTCACAGGCGTTATATTAATAACGACAGCGTAA
- the topA gene encoding DNA topoisomerase I, giving the protein MTTLIIAEKPNVARKIAYALAEGKPIRKSIGKVPYYELTRDGKKIIVAPAVGHLFSLAPKEKTYGYPVFDIHWVPVYVAEKGKSYTKDYIKALKELAKRADEFVVACDYDTEGEVIGYTALKYACGVDPSKAKRMRFSALTKKDLIRAWYNLEPTINFGMADAGIARHILDWYWGVNLSRALSSSLRKTSGKWVVLSTGRVQGPTLKFLVDREREIRDFVPIPYWVIKMILEKNGEQYTATYEKDRIFDEEEAKRIVEEAKKGPAFVENVEVEQRQRYPPHPFDLGTLQREAYSAFKYSPKKTLDIAQRLYERAFISYPRTSSQKLPKNLNYKNIIQNLAKIQEYKPHAHELLGKGILKPVEGKKDDPAHPAIYPTGEIPKPGELTKEEQNLYDLIVRRFLATFADPAIRESVKVIINSNNHHFILSGSRTIKEGWLKIYGKYVKFDEIILPKFVKGETINVLQIKREKKKTKPPARYSPASIIKKMEDLGIGTKATRAQILETLYSRGYIEGKRTIKVTPLGIKVVEALESNVPDIISVELTREFEQKMEEIIQRKLTKEKVIEDSKKTLIKILKEFKNKESEIGAKLLETFLNTQKNNRKTKQKSKNAKELTAEEETHIKQEVEKDEKKKAEIIVGKCPKCGGNLVVRYNRKTGKRFVGCSNWPECNVTYPLLQRGKIIPTGKTCPECGNAPIVKIKERYREYEVCLDMNCNKNRKKKS; this is encoded by the coding sequence ATGACTACACTGATAATTGCAGAGAAACCTAATGTAGCCAGAAAAATCGCATATGCACTTGCTGAGGGAAAACCTATAAGAAAGAGTATTGGTAAAGTCCCTTACTATGAATTAACCAGAGATGGCAAAAAGATAATAGTTGCTCCTGCTGTTGGGCACCTTTTTTCTCTAGCCCCGAAGGAAAAAACCTACGGATATCCTGTTTTTGATATTCATTGGGTTCCAGTCTACGTGGCAGAAAAAGGGAAAAGTTATACAAAAGATTACATAAAAGCCCTCAAAGAACTTGCCAAACGGGCCGATGAATTCGTAGTAGCGTGTGATTACGACACAGAAGGTGAGGTTATTGGATATACTGCCTTAAAATATGCCTGTGGAGTGGACCCATCAAAAGCAAAAAGGATGAGATTTTCTGCCCTTACAAAAAAAGATTTAATTAGAGCATGGTACAATTTGGAGCCCACAATAAACTTTGGAATGGCTGATGCTGGAATAGCACGTCACATTCTTGATTGGTACTGGGGAGTAAATCTCTCAAGAGCCTTGAGTTCATCCCTAAGAAAAACTAGTGGAAAGTGGGTAGTCCTCTCTACAGGGCGTGTTCAAGGCCCTACCTTAAAATTCTTGGTTGATAGAGAGAGGGAGATAAGAGACTTTGTCCCAATTCCATATTGGGTCATAAAAATGATCCTCGAGAAAAACGGAGAGCAATATACAGCCACTTATGAAAAGGATCGTATTTTTGATGAAGAGGAAGCTAAACGAATAGTTGAGGAAGCAAAAAAGGGACCAGCCTTTGTAGAAAATGTAGAAGTTGAACAAAGACAACGTTATCCCCCTCATCCATTTGACCTTGGTACTCTTCAAAGAGAGGCATATTCGGCCTTCAAATATAGCCCTAAAAAAACCTTAGATATTGCTCAACGCTTGTATGAGCGAGCATTCATTTCGTATCCGAGAACATCTTCTCAAAAGCTCCCAAAGAACTTAAACTATAAGAACATCATCCAAAACCTCGCAAAGATCCAAGAGTATAAACCGCATGCTCATGAGCTTTTGGGGAAAGGAATTCTAAAGCCCGTAGAAGGTAAAAAAGATGATCCTGCTCATCCAGCTATATACCCTACAGGAGAAATTCCAAAACCGGGAGAATTGACCAAGGAAGAACAAAACCTTTATGACCTAATTGTTAGGAGATTCTTGGCAACATTTGCTGATCCGGCCATTAGAGAGAGCGTAAAGGTCATCATAAACTCCAATAATCACCACTTTATCCTCAGTGGTTCAAGAACCATAAAAGAAGGTTGGCTCAAAATATACGGAAAATATGTGAAATTTGATGAAATTATCCTTCCTAAATTTGTAAAAGGGGAAACTATAAACGTGCTTCAGATAAAACGAGAAAAAAAGAAAACCAAGCCTCCTGCGAGATACTCACCAGCTAGCATTATCAAGAAGATGGAAGATTTAGGAATTGGTACAAAAGCAACCAGGGCTCAAATTTTAGAAACATTATACTCGCGAGGATATATAGAAGGAAAAAGAACTATAAAAGTCACCCCTCTAGGTATTAAAGTTGTTGAAGCCCTTGAAAGCAATGTTCCAGACATAATAAGTGTCGAACTTACTAGAGAATTTGAACAAAAAATGGAAGAGATAATACAAAGAAAATTAACCAAAGAAAAAGTCATAGAAGATTCGAAAAAGACATTGATTAAAATTTTAAAAGAGTTTAAAAATAAAGAAAGTGAAATAGGGGCCAAACTACTTGAAACGTTTCTCAACACTCAGAAAAATAACAGAAAAACCAAACAAAAATCAAAAAATGCAAAGGAGCTAACGGCAGAGGAAGAAACCCACATAAAACAAGAAGTTGAAAAGGATGAAAAAAAGAAGGCTGAGATCATAGTGGGTAAATGTCCTAAATGTGGCGGAAACTTAGTTGTTAGGTATAATAGAAAAACTGGGAAGAGGTTTGTAGGTTGTTCCAATTGGCCAGAGTGTAACGTAACTTACCCTCTTCTTCAAAGAGGAAAAATAATTCCAACTGGAAAAACTTGCCCAGAATGTGGAAATGCACCCATTGTAAAAATTAAGGAACGATACAGAGAATATGAAGTCTGCCTTGATATGAACTGTAATAAAAACCGAAAGAAGAAATCATAA
- the asnS gene encoding asparagine--tRNA ligase, producing MIEKIYCADVKPKMEGERVRLAGWVYRKREVGKKVFIVLRDSSGIIQTIFTKDLSEDAYRRAKQVGIESSVIIEGRVKADPRAPTGVEIQADKIEIIQDVEFFPITKDASDEFLLDVRHLHLHSPKVASVMKVKATLMQAAREWLLQDGWYEVFPPILVTGAVEGGSTLFKLKYFEREAYLSQSAQLYLEAAIFGLEKVWSLTPSFRAEKSRTRRHLTEYWHLELEGAWMDLWDILKVEEELVSYMVQRTMELRKKEIETFRKDLTTLKNTEPPFPRISYDEAIDILQSKGIQIEWGEDMGADEERVLTEEFDRPFFVYGYPKHIKAFYMKEDPEDPRKALAADMLAPEGYGEIIGGSQREDNYDKLVQRILEEGMDPKNYEWYLDLRKYGSVPHSGFGLGLERLVAWVLKLNHIRWATLFPRTPSRIYP from the coding sequence ATGATTGAAAAAATTTACTGTGCAGATGTAAAACCTAAAATGGAAGGAGAAAGGGTAAGACTTGCTGGATGGGTGTATAGAAAGAGAGAAGTTGGTAAAAAAGTATTTATTGTCCTTAGAGACTCAAGTGGAATAATTCAAACCATATTTACGAAAGACTTGAGTGAAGATGCATATAGGAGAGCAAAACAAGTTGGAATAGAATCAAGTGTGATAATAGAAGGAAGAGTTAAAGCTGATCCAAGGGCTCCCACAGGCGTTGAGATTCAAGCAGATAAAATTGAAATAATCCAAGACGTAGAGTTTTTCCCTATCACAAAGGATGCAAGTGATGAATTCCTACTAGATGTGAGGCATCTCCATCTCCATTCTCCAAAAGTAGCCAGTGTGATGAAAGTTAAAGCCACTTTAATGCAAGCTGCGAGAGAGTGGCTCCTCCAAGATGGATGGTATGAAGTATTCCCACCAATCCTTGTTACTGGAGCAGTTGAAGGCGGCTCAACACTTTTTAAATTGAAGTATTTTGAGAGAGAAGCCTATCTAAGCCAATCAGCACAGCTTTATCTTGAGGCAGCAATATTTGGACTGGAGAAAGTATGGTCACTTACACCAAGTTTTAGGGCTGAAAAGAGCAGAACGAGGAGACATCTTACTGAATACTGGCATTTAGAGCTTGAGGGTGCATGGATGGATCTTTGGGATATTCTCAAAGTAGAAGAAGAACTTGTAAGCTACATGGTACAGAGAACCATGGAGCTTAGAAAGAAAGAAATAGAGACATTTAGAAAGGACTTGACAACTCTCAAGAACACCGAACCACCATTCCCAAGAATAAGCTACGATGAGGCAATAGATATTCTTCAGAGTAAGGGCATTCAAATTGAATGGGGCGAGGATATGGGTGCAGATGAAGAGAGGGTTTTAACAGAAGAATTTGACAGACCATTCTTCGTTTATGGTTATCCAAAGCACATAAAAGCATTCTACATGAAAGAAGACCCAGAAGATCCAAGAAAAGCCTTGGCTGCAGACATGCTTGCACCAGAGGGATACGGCGAAATCATTGGCGGAAGTCAGAGAGAAGATAACTATGACAAGTTAGTTCAAAGAATCCTAGAAGAGGGTATGGATCCAAAGAACTACGAGTGGTACCTCGATCTTAGGAAATATGGAAGTGTCCCACATAGTGGTTTTGGTCTCGGGCTTGAAAGATTGGTAGCTTGGGTTCTCAAGCTTAACCATATTAGATGGGCCACACTATTCCCAAGAACTCCTTCAAGAATTTATCCTTAG
- a CDS encoding ArsR family transcriptional regulator, translating into MSEPDIFYILGNKVRRDLLSHLTCTECYFSLLSSKVNVSSTAVSKHLKIMEREGVLKSYEKEEGFIGPTRKYYSIAVSKTFLVTVTPNIFWYKGLDLETPERFERFEIKLNELEKSPKDLHAMVKAFVDANKKLEQVVEALRTIESYRNTLMRDLKDKYLREVGDMTQLAILHYLLLYDTTTVEELSDVLNLKEREVREKVEELSRVIPLIIKEDTIKIDKEAL; encoded by the coding sequence ATGTCTGAACCAGATATATTTTACATCCTGGGCAACAAGGTGAGGAGAGACTTACTCAGTCACTTAACATGTACGGAGTGTTACTTTAGTCTGCTCAGCAGTAAGGTTAATGTATCCTCCACAGCGGTTTCTAAGCACTTAAAGATCATGGAACGAGAAGGTGTGTTAAAGTCTTATGAGAAAGAAGAAGGTTTTATTGGGCCCACAAGAAAGTATTATTCTATAGCGGTCTCTAAAACATTTCTTGTAACTGTTACCCCGAATATATTTTGGTATAAAGGGCTTGATTTGGAAACTCCAGAGAGGTTTGAAAGATTTGAAATTAAACTTAATGAACTTGAAAAATCTCCAAAGGACTTACATGCTATGGTAAAAGCATTTGTAGATGCAAATAAAAAACTTGAACAAGTGGTTGAAGCATTGAGAACCATTGAAAGCTACAGGAACACTCTCATGAGAGACCTTAAAGATAAATATTTAAGGGAAGTAGGGGACATGACTCAGCTTGCAATTCTCCATTATCTCTTACTTTATGATACTACCACCGTAGAAGAGCTGAGTGACGTATTAAACCTCAAAGAGAGAGAAGTAAGGGAGAAGGTCGAGGAACTTTCCAGAGTGATACCGTTAATCATAAAAGAGGATACAATTAAAATTGACAAAGAAGCGTTATAA